A stretch of Mycobacterium sp. ITM-2016-00316 DNA encodes these proteins:
- a CDS encoding TetR/AcrR family transcriptional regulator — MAGGPAAATIEAIAKRAEVSRTTIYKWWPSAAAIVLEGLLDSVRESITRPTGSTSVGAVVHHVSALFGILADPSVGPLLRNVIAASGFDPAIERALRDQWITPRRAAVADTLRGAVSSGELPADVDIEVAVDALVSPPYYRLMFGMPPLDDAAVHRLVQTVWQGCGSRATPGPH, encoded by the coding sequence TTGGCCGGGGGGCCCGCGGCCGCGACGATCGAGGCCATCGCCAAGCGCGCGGAAGTGAGCCGCACGACGATCTACAAGTGGTGGCCGTCGGCGGCGGCAATCGTGTTGGAGGGTCTGCTCGATTCGGTGCGCGAATCCATCACGCGCCCGACAGGCAGCACGTCGGTCGGGGCGGTCGTCCATCACGTCAGTGCTCTATTCGGCATCCTCGCCGATCCGTCCGTCGGGCCGCTGCTGCGCAACGTCATTGCGGCGTCTGGATTCGATCCCGCGATCGAGCGGGCACTGCGTGACCAGTGGATCACCCCGCGTCGCGCAGCCGTCGCCGACACCCTGCGCGGTGCCGTCAGCAGCGGGGAGTTACCTGCCGACGTTGACATCGAGGTCGCCGTGGACGCTCTTGTGTCCCCGCCCTACTACCGGTTGATGTTCGGGATGCCGCCACTGGACGACGCCGCGGTTCATCGATTGGTGCAGACCGTCTGGCAGGGCTGTGGGTCCCGTGCGACGCCGGGCCCGCACTGA
- a CDS encoding dihydrodipicolinate reductase, which yields MTDAPIRLVQWTTGNISREAVRGILERPGLELVGVFAYSADKVGKDLGELCGLDRRLGISATNDIGEILALKPDCVVYMPLHPDIDHLETLLRAGINVATTAHFMTGRAYGEESRARIEAAAVEGGVSMFGSGVNPGYVQYLASIATNVCRTANYVSIVESFDIGPWAGDANQDELGWGRPAGDANHEADIEHATIPFGDTCEALADLLGLALDGIRCDVEFAYAAEDLDIPGRDVRAGTVAGIYARWIGSVSGLDVVETAVKWTITPHLTPAWDIAMAYEIEIRGHPNVTLRAGVLPEFGSMTMDEMVGIGSVITAMPVVNAIPAVVAARPGIVGYSDLPAVGTQLVPAPPPVPAAEVPPPSHPHFTRQSTLQELAASRIGRLLNRVVARQARKTATNDREVAMFVGMAAYQSVAQMVSMSDGKMSWAVADSIIDLANGQPHRIAVRAIAAVRKRWQAPG from the coding sequence GTGACAGACGCCCCGATTCGCCTGGTGCAGTGGACCACCGGAAACATCTCGCGTGAGGCGGTCCGGGGCATTCTCGAACGCCCCGGGCTGGAGCTGGTCGGCGTATTCGCCTACAGCGCTGACAAGGTGGGTAAGGACCTCGGCGAGCTGTGCGGGCTCGACCGCAGACTTGGTATCTCGGCTACCAATGACATCGGCGAGATCCTCGCGCTGAAGCCAGACTGCGTTGTCTATATGCCGTTGCATCCCGACATCGACCATCTGGAGACGCTGCTTCGTGCTGGCATCAATGTCGCGACGACTGCACACTTCATGACCGGCCGTGCGTATGGCGAGGAGAGTCGTGCGCGGATCGAGGCCGCCGCCGTCGAAGGTGGTGTCAGTATGTTCGGCAGTGGCGTGAACCCGGGCTACGTGCAGTATTTGGCGTCGATCGCGACCAACGTGTGCCGTACCGCCAACTACGTGAGCATTGTGGAGTCTTTCGACATCGGGCCCTGGGCCGGGGACGCGAACCAGGACGAGCTGGGCTGGGGGCGTCCGGCGGGTGACGCGAACCACGAAGCAGACATCGAGCACGCCACCATCCCGTTCGGCGACACCTGCGAGGCGCTGGCCGACCTGCTTGGCCTCGCCCTCGACGGCATTCGGTGCGATGTCGAGTTCGCCTACGCAGCAGAAGATCTCGATATCCCCGGACGTGATGTTCGCGCAGGTACCGTTGCCGGCATCTACGCGCGCTGGATCGGCTCGGTCAGTGGGTTGGACGTTGTCGAGACCGCCGTGAAGTGGACGATCACCCCCCACCTCACCCCGGCTTGGGACATCGCAATGGCCTACGAGATCGAGATCCGCGGCCACCCGAACGTCACCCTGCGAGCCGGAGTGCTGCCGGAATTCGGCTCGATGACCATGGACGAGATGGTCGGCATCGGCTCGGTCATCACGGCCATGCCGGTCGTCAACGCCATTCCGGCCGTCGTGGCTGCGCGGCCAGGCATCGTCGGTTACTCCGACCTTCCCGCCGTGGGAACCCAATTGGTGCCCGCGCCCCCGCCCGTGCCGGCGGCTGAGGTCCCCCCACCCTCGCATCCGCACTTCACACGTCAGTCAACCCTGCAGGAACTCGCCGCGTCACGAATCGGGCGGCTGCTCAACCGCGTCGTCGCCCGGCAGGCCAGGAAGACGGCCACCAATGACCGCGAGGTCGCGATGTTCGTCGGCATGGCCGCATACCAGAGTGTTGCGCAAATGGTCTCGATGAGCGACGGCAAGATGTCCTGGGCGGTCGCGGACTCGATCATCGACCTGGCGAACGGTCAACCCCATCGAATTGCCGTGCGGGCCATAGCCGCGGTCCGGAAACGATGGCAAGCACCCGGATAG
- a CDS encoding HNH endonuclease signature motif containing protein produces MTSDLAAAVSAYTASVDALLTADVDACSHRDLLTAFADVETTTQRVPMLQYAILARLQREATPAELGATSWTKLLTLRTRMSKGRAHKLLTRAAQLAPRRTLQGQDMAPEWEHTAAALSRGAFGEEHLEVIRKFFNALPATVDPITRSHAEQSLVTAAADLDPHSLTVLAIHLLALLHPDGEEPADAAARKAGLHLGSQQPDGLSYLSGWVTPKLRAMIEPILAKFSERGRHPAPEPGPTEAQPPLFDEPEPEPHPELEQPASEDNPSPPHHEDPRPPLLDAQWRSKAHYLHDAVEAAFDLLLRSQTLGRLNGLPTTVVITTTLQELHAGAGYAVTGGGSVLPMRDLIAMAAAGAYHYLAVFDGHTSMALHLGRAQRCATGAQKLALFGRERGCTCPGCDAAFYDTQAHHGHKDWKHGGQTNIDDLTLACGPANQMIEDTGWSTRRRPDGRFEWIDPTTGRAHLNNLHHPERLLAPREDDPPP; encoded by the coding sequence ATGACATCGGACCTGGCCGCTGCGGTCAGCGCCTACACCGCGAGTGTGGACGCGCTGCTGACCGCCGACGTCGATGCCTGCTCACACCGGGACCTGCTCACCGCGTTCGCCGACGTCGAGACCACCACGCAACGAGTCCCGATGCTCCAGTACGCGATCCTGGCCCGTCTGCAACGCGAAGCCACTCCCGCCGAGTTGGGCGCGACCTCCTGGACGAAACTGCTCACACTGCGCACCCGGATGAGCAAGGGCCGCGCCCACAAACTCCTCACCCGCGCCGCCCAACTGGCACCGCGGCGAACACTGCAGGGCCAAGACATGGCGCCCGAGTGGGAACACACCGCCGCCGCGCTGTCGCGCGGCGCTTTCGGCGAGGAACATCTTGAGGTGATCCGCAAGTTCTTCAACGCATTGCCCGCCACCGTCGACCCGATCACCCGCTCCCACGCCGAGCAGTCGCTGGTCACGGCCGCCGCCGACCTGGACCCGCACTCGTTGACCGTCCTGGCGATCCACCTGCTGGCCCTGCTGCACCCCGACGGCGAGGAACCTGCCGACGCCGCCGCACGCAAAGCCGGCCTGCACCTGGGCTCTCAACAACCCGACGGCCTGAGCTACCTATCGGGGTGGGTCACCCCGAAATTGCGCGCCATGATCGAACCCATCCTTGCCAAATTCTCCGAACGCGGCCGCCACCCCGCACCCGAACCCGGGCCCACAGAAGCGCAACCGCCACTGTTTGACGAACCCGAGCCGGAACCGCACCCCGAACTCGAACAGCCTGCCAGTGAGGACAATCCGTCTCCTCCGCACCACGAGGACCCGCGCCCGCCGCTGTTGGATGCCCAGTGGCGCAGCAAGGCCCACTACCTTCACGACGCCGTCGAAGCCGCCTTCGACCTGCTGCTGCGCTCCCAGACCCTGGGCCGACTCAACGGACTACCCACCACCGTGGTGATCACCACGACCCTGCAAGAACTCCACGCCGGCGCCGGATACGCCGTCACCGGCGGCGGGTCCGTGCTCCCCATGCGCGATCTGATCGCGATGGCCGCCGCCGGGGCTTACCACTACCTCGCCGTCTTCGACGGCCACACCTCCATGGCCCTGCACCTCGGCCGCGCCCAACGCTGCGCCACCGGAGCCCAGAAACTCGCACTGTTCGGCCGTGAACGCGGCTGCACCTGCCCCGGCTGCGACGCCGCGTTCTACGACACCCAGGCCCACCACGGCCACAAAGACTGGAAACACGGCGGACAGACCAACATCGACGACCTCACACTGGCCTGCGGCCCCGCAAACCAGATGATCGAAGACACCGGCTGGAGCACCCGACGCCGCCCCGACGGCCGCTTCGAATGGATCGACCCCACCACTGGCCGAGCCCATCTCAACAACCTGCATCACCCCGAACGCCTCCTCGCACCCCGAGAAGACGACCCGCCTCCCTAG
- a CDS encoding NAD(P)/FAD-dependent oxidoreductase, whose protein sequence is MSLGPQPAVYDADWVRAKYAAERDKRLRADGVDQFVEVTADFSHYADDPYTERTEREPVSDHTQVLIIGGGLGSLIAAARLQEAGITDIRVVDTAGDFGGTWYWNRYPGAQCDIESYIYLPLLEELNYIPTERYAHGPEIREHLQAIARHYGLYRNALLQTTVTNMAWDDDAQHWVVETDRKDRLTANLVAVSPGSLTRPKLPGIPGINEFRGHTFHTSRWDYRYTGGDETGGLTHLRDKRVGVIGTGATGLQCIPHLGRAAKQLYVFQRTPSTVAERNNCPTDPAWAATLKPGWQRERMENFTRVTCGVEMDLDLTDDGWTRNALALTEPAVVRETRGLGREMTPEEITEFLYRADWDAMERLRGRISTVVTDPQTAEALKPWFKLNCKRPGYHDEYLPTFNRDNVTLVDTDGRGVERFTETTAVVDGVHYELDALIFATGFDVGTEFTRRLGFEITGRDNVRLSDTWAKGMRTFHGLQSHGFPNCFFLGYTQSGVSPNYTHTAEERARHFTYLVSTWVQRGAATIEATREAEDEWLSAMNEASERPKAFYEDCTPSYLSSEGQKDNPHGMLANNFGGKPTDFFDMLGAWRATGRLEGVTIT, encoded by the coding sequence ATGTCACTGGGTCCCCAACCCGCGGTCTACGACGCTGACTGGGTGCGCGCCAAGTACGCCGCCGAACGCGACAAGCGCCTGCGCGCCGACGGCGTCGACCAGTTCGTCGAGGTCACCGCGGATTTCTCGCACTACGCCGACGACCCGTACACCGAGCGCACCGAACGCGAACCCGTCAGCGATCACACCCAGGTGCTGATCATCGGTGGCGGGCTGGGCAGCCTGATCGCCGCGGCGCGGCTACAGGAGGCCGGCATCACCGATATCCGGGTGGTGGACACCGCCGGCGACTTCGGCGGCACCTGGTACTGGAACCGCTATCCCGGCGCCCAGTGCGATATCGAGTCCTACATCTACCTGCCGCTCCTGGAAGAGCTGAACTACATCCCCACCGAGCGCTACGCCCACGGACCGGAAATCCGGGAGCACCTGCAGGCCATCGCCCGCCACTACGGGCTGTACCGAAACGCCCTGCTGCAGACCACCGTCACCAACATGGCCTGGGACGACGACGCCCAGCACTGGGTCGTCGAGACGGATCGCAAGGACCGTCTCACCGCGAATCTGGTCGCCGTCTCCCCCGGATCGCTGACCCGACCGAAGCTGCCGGGCATCCCCGGCATCAACGAGTTCCGGGGGCATACCTTCCACACCAGCCGCTGGGACTACCGCTACACCGGCGGCGACGAGACCGGCGGGCTGACCCATCTGCGCGACAAAAGGGTCGGTGTCATCGGTACCGGCGCGACCGGGCTGCAGTGCATCCCGCACCTGGGCAGGGCAGCCAAACAGCTGTACGTCTTTCAGCGCACCCCCAGCACGGTCGCCGAACGCAACAACTGCCCGACCGACCCCGCCTGGGCGGCCACCCTGAAGCCGGGCTGGCAGCGCGAGCGGATGGAGAACTTCACCCGGGTCACCTGCGGGGTCGAGATGGATCTCGATCTCACCGATGACGGCTGGACGCGCAACGCGCTGGCTTTGACGGAGCCGGCCGTCGTCCGTGAAACCCGAGGACTGGGCCGGGAGATGACCCCCGAGGAGATCACCGAATTCCTGTACCGCGCCGACTGGGACGCGATGGAACGTCTGCGCGGTCGCATCAGCACCGTGGTGACCGACCCGCAGACCGCCGAAGCGCTCAAGCCCTGGTTCAAGCTGAACTGCAAACGCCCCGGCTACCACGACGAATACCTCCCGACGTTCAACCGGGACAACGTCACGCTGGTCGACACCGACGGCCGCGGTGTCGAACGGTTCACCGAGACAACGGCCGTCGTCGACGGCGTGCACTACGAGCTCGACGCCTTGATCTTCGCCACCGGATTCGACGTCGGAACCGAGTTCACCCGTCGCCTCGGCTTCGAGATCACCGGCCGCGACAACGTGCGCCTCAGCGACACATGGGCCAAGGGCATGCGCACCTTCCACGGCCTGCAATCCCACGGCTTCCCCAACTGTTTCTTCCTGGGCTACACCCAATCCGGGGTCTCCCCCAACTACACCCACACTGCCGAGGAACGCGCCCGGCACTTCACCTATCTGGTCAGCACATGGGTGCAACGCGGCGCGGCCACCATCGAAGCGACTCGCGAAGCCGAAGACGAGTGGCTGTCGGCGATGAACGAGGCCTCGGAGAGGCCGAAGGCGTTCTACGAAGACTGCACGCCGAGCTACCTGAGTTCCGAAGGCCAGAAGGACAATCCGCACGGCATGCTCGCGAACAACTTCGGCGGCAAACCCACCGACTTCTTCGACATGCTCGGCGCCTGGCGCGCCACCGGCCGCCTCGAGGGGGTCACCATCACATGA
- a CDS encoding TetR/AcrR family transcriptional regulator, producing the protein MTTATKKLTMRDRHRIMTRDHIMTSALEAFAERGYVTTTIDHIVQRAGIGRATFYLHFDSKAAVLRELRNTRMTVWTDRDHPRGGESGRPTVRSFFEKVVDFYTSAPELYTALHQARAADPEFAAAHRATMEANVDDWVRTDAIPGATEAQLRLAIAMMYTMVDSFMHLWLVDGWPLDREAAIEAMTDALYSTMR; encoded by the coding sequence ATGACGACTGCCACCAAGAAACTCACCATGCGCGACCGCCACCGCATCATGACGCGCGACCACATCATGACCTCGGCGCTGGAGGCATTCGCCGAACGCGGTTACGTCACAACGACCATCGACCACATCGTGCAGCGCGCCGGGATCGGCCGCGCCACGTTCTACCTGCATTTCGACAGCAAGGCGGCGGTGCTGCGCGAACTGCGCAACACCCGGATGACGGTATGGACCGACCGGGATCATCCACGCGGCGGCGAATCCGGGCGCCCCACGGTCCGCTCCTTCTTCGAGAAGGTCGTCGATTTCTACACCTCGGCACCCGAGCTGTACACGGCATTGCACCAGGCGCGCGCCGCCGACCCCGAGTTCGCCGCGGCGCACCGCGCGACCATGGAAGCCAACGTCGACGACTGGGTCCGAACGGATGCCATACCCGGCGCCACCGAAGCCCAACTACGCCTGGCCATCGCGATGATGTACACGATGGTCGACTCCTTCATGCATCTGTGGCTGGTCGACGGCTGGCCGCTGGACCGCGAGGCCGCCATCGAGGCGATGACCGACGCGCTGTACTCCACCATGCGCTGA
- a CDS encoding MarR family winged helix-turn-helix transcriptional regulator has translation MESRAGKHSAAAPAGSNNTLGEQLSFALYGAANRMIRLHKPFLEPLGLTFPQYLVMLALLDGAPQTVGALGARLDMDTGTITPLVKRLEAAGMVSRVRDRSDERRVLVDLTAAGRRLESKVRGVTDQIKSACQLDTRGVDDLRRTLEDLAHPAVD, from the coding sequence ATGGAATCGCGCGCTGGAAAACACTCTGCGGCCGCACCGGCAGGCTCGAACAACACGCTGGGCGAGCAACTGTCGTTCGCGCTCTACGGCGCGGCCAACCGAATGATTCGGCTGCACAAGCCGTTCCTGGAGCCGTTGGGTCTGACCTTCCCGCAGTACCTTGTGATGCTGGCGTTGCTCGACGGTGCACCCCAGACCGTGGGTGCGTTGGGCGCCCGCTTGGATATGGACACGGGCACGATCACGCCGCTGGTCAAGCGCCTGGAAGCCGCCGGGATGGTCTCGCGCGTGCGTGATCGCAGCGACGAGCGGCGGGTACTGGTCGACCTGACCGCCGCGGGTCGACGGCTCGAATCGAAGGTCCGCGGTGTCACCGACCAGATCAAGTCAGCGTGCCAACTCGACACCCGCGGCGTCGATGACCTTCGACGCACGCTCGAAGACCTGGCCCACCCGGCTGTCGACTGA
- a CDS encoding MFS transporter, giving the protein MTAPAKETSADRVGSGGARQWLAVASATFAIAWGGNEFTPLLVMYRAQGGFSAVTVDLLLFAYVLGIVPGLLVGGPLSDRFGRRPLMLPAPVLAAVGSLILAGGAESAVVLGVGRVFSGLALGLVMAVGGSWIKELSGAPGEHGNAGARRAAMSLTAGFGLGAGVAGTLAEWGPAPTVLPYAINAVMALAAAVVLLGVPESRVRSTSARPWWTDLVVQGASHRRFLFVVVPLAPWVFGAGASAYAVLPALMSERAAAAPIAFSALLCVVALGVGFTAQHIGRNLVTAGRAGGVVAALGLVIVGMGLAGWAATVLTMWAALVAAAVLGAGYGMALLAGLQEIQRIAGPDDLAGLTAVFYCLSYLGFAVPAALAFLSRSLSYPVMFGFGAVAAAVCLVIALAGSERALQ; this is encoded by the coding sequence ATGACCGCGCCCGCCAAGGAGACCTCAGCCGACCGTGTCGGCTCAGGCGGCGCCCGGCAGTGGCTGGCCGTCGCGTCGGCGACGTTCGCGATCGCATGGGGCGGTAACGAATTCACTCCGCTACTGGTGATGTACCGCGCCCAAGGCGGCTTCTCCGCGGTCACCGTCGATCTACTGCTTTTCGCGTATGTCCTCGGAATCGTGCCCGGCCTGCTCGTGGGTGGCCCGCTGTCGGATCGCTTCGGGCGTCGCCCGCTGATGCTTCCTGCACCGGTACTCGCCGCGGTGGGTTCGCTGATCTTGGCGGGCGGTGCGGAATCCGCTGTGGTGCTCGGTGTGGGTCGGGTGTTCAGCGGACTGGCACTTGGTCTTGTGATGGCCGTCGGCGGCAGTTGGATCAAGGAACTATCAGGCGCTCCGGGGGAGCATGGAAACGCCGGCGCCCGGCGCGCCGCAATGAGTCTGACAGCGGGTTTCGGCCTCGGCGCCGGTGTTGCGGGCACGCTCGCCGAATGGGGACCCGCGCCCACAGTGCTGCCGTACGCGATCAACGCGGTGATGGCGCTGGCCGCAGCGGTTGTTCTTCTCGGTGTTCCCGAGTCGCGTGTCCGCAGCACCTCGGCCCGCCCGTGGTGGACCGACCTTGTTGTGCAGGGGGCCTCGCACCGACGTTTCCTGTTCGTGGTCGTGCCGCTCGCCCCGTGGGTCTTCGGTGCAGGCGCTTCGGCGTACGCAGTACTTCCTGCGTTGATGTCAGAACGTGCCGCCGCGGCACCCATCGCGTTCTCTGCTCTGCTGTGCGTCGTCGCTCTGGGTGTGGGATTCACGGCTCAGCACATTGGCCGCAACCTCGTCACGGCCGGCCGCGCCGGCGGTGTGGTCGCTGCGCTGGGCCTGGTCATCGTGGGTATGGGTCTTGCCGGGTGGGCTGCCACGGTACTGACGATGTGGGCGGCGCTCGTCGCGGCCGCCGTGCTCGGCGCTGGATATGGAATGGCTCTGCTTGCCGGTCTTCAGGAGATCCAGCGCATCGCGGGACCTGACGACCTGGCGGGCCTGACCGCGGTGTTCTACTGCTTAAGCTATCTCGGGTTTGCGGTCCCCGCGGCGCTCGCGTTCCTGTCGCGATCACTGAGCTATCCGGTGATGTTCGGGTTCGGGGCAGTCGCCGCCGCGGTATGTCTGGTCATCGCGTTGGCAGGATCCGAGCGGGCGCTGCAATAG
- a CDS encoding NADPH-dependent F420 reductase, with amino-acid sequence MTFDARSKTWPTRLSTDEHQNRGARMKIGIVGAGNIGKTLSQKLSAAKHDVKIANSRGPQTIDPEALSTGARAVEAADAVRDVDVVILSIPLSRMPAFASVLSAAPTDAVIIDTSNYYPLRDGHIEALDNGEVESVWLTEQIGRPIVKAWNAIGSASLADQGVPAGTPGRIAIPVAADDAAARTLGMTLVDQTGFDGFDAGPLSESWRQQPGAPCY; translated from the coding sequence ATGACCTTCGACGCACGCTCGAAGACCTGGCCCACCCGGCTGTCGACTGACGAACACCAAAATCGAGGAGCGAGAATGAAAATCGGTATTGTTGGCGCCGGCAACATCGGCAAGACGCTGAGTCAGAAGCTGAGTGCAGCAAAGCACGATGTCAAGATCGCGAACTCCCGTGGTCCGCAGACGATCGACCCCGAGGCGTTGTCGACCGGCGCCCGCGCGGTCGAGGCGGCCGATGCGGTGCGCGATGTCGATGTCGTCATCTTGTCGATACCGCTGAGTCGCATGCCGGCCTTTGCGTCCGTACTTTCTGCAGCGCCGACCGATGCGGTGATCATCGACACCTCGAACTACTACCCGCTGCGGGACGGACACATCGAGGCCCTGGATAACGGCGAAGTCGAGAGCGTGTGGTTGACCGAGCAGATCGGACGACCGATCGTCAAGGCGTGGAACGCCATCGGGTCAGCATCCCTGGCTGATCAAGGTGTTCCCGCGGGAACTCCCGGTCGCATCGCCATCCCGGTCGCCGCCGATGACGCTGCCGCACGCACGCTGGGAATGACGTTGGTCGACCAGACCGGATTCGACGGCTTCGACGCCGGCCCGCTGTCGGAGTCTTGGCGACAGCAACCCGGCGCCCCGTGCTACTGA
- a CDS encoding nuclear transport factor 2 family protein has product MTTPRPTDDLDAYASSYGSAWTKDPTGLLDFFDPAGTYSDMAMGTTYTGHDNILRFHRWMLKFAPDSVIEFHSPAARHGVLYLEWLWSGSFQGQLRLADGSEIPSNGERFSVPGIAACHVTPHGKLTSHRDFWDVAQMIAQLGA; this is encoded by the coding sequence ATGACCACACCTCGACCGACAGACGATCTCGACGCCTATGCGTCCTCCTACGGGAGCGCATGGACGAAAGACCCTACGGGCCTGCTTGATTTCTTCGATCCGGCGGGCACCTACTCCGATATGGCCATGGGCACCACCTATACGGGCCACGACAACATCCTGCGTTTTCACCGTTGGATGCTGAAGTTCGCACCCGACTCCGTCATCGAGTTTCACTCACCCGCGGCTCGCCACGGCGTGCTCTATCTCGAATGGCTGTGGTCGGGGTCGTTCCAGGGCCAGTTGCGGTTGGCGGACGGATCCGAAATCCCCTCCAATGGTGAGAGATTCAGTGTTCCCGGGATTGCCGCCTGCCACGTCACACCCCACGGCAAGCTGACCAGCCATCGGGACTTCTGGGATGTCGCGCAGATGATCGCGCAGCTGGGCGCCTAG
- a CDS encoding acyl dehydratase: MTLTTGAAALHQAILGDRLRLALDATLAAAVTGSSAPLAHPALVSDIVIGQSTLATQRVKANLFYRGLAFHRFVEVGDTLGTRTEVVGMKQNALRDGRAPTGLVALRVTTTDQLGRLVLDFHRCAMLPLSPGTTATDHRDDLTSIGAGATATDPTRDWDADAFRSRVPGPHFAPELQGRRYRSTGDVVSSAPELARLSLNIAATHHDHRSGYERLVYGGHTIGIAFAQATRLLPNLATILNWASCDHTGPVREGDTLYSDVEVEQASTLPGGRGGILHVRSLVYAVGIGGEGDRQVLDWRFAALLF; encoded by the coding sequence ATGACCCTCACGACCGGGGCGGCGGCGTTGCATCAAGCCATCCTGGGTGACCGTTTGAGGCTGGCGCTCGATGCCACACTGGCTGCCGCGGTCACGGGAAGCTCGGCACCACTGGCGCATCCGGCGTTGGTGTCCGACATTGTCATCGGACAGAGCACGTTGGCGACCCAGCGGGTCAAGGCCAATCTGTTCTATCGGGGGCTGGCTTTCCATCGTTTCGTCGAGGTGGGCGACACGCTCGGCACCCGCACCGAAGTCGTCGGCATGAAACAGAACGCCCTTCGTGACGGCCGCGCGCCGACCGGCCTGGTCGCATTGCGTGTGACAACGACCGACCAGCTAGGTCGCCTCGTGCTCGATTTTCACCGGTGCGCAATGCTCCCGCTGTCGCCGGGAACCACCGCGACGGACCATCGCGACGATCTGACGTCGATCGGTGCTGGTGCGACTGCGACCGATCCGACACGTGATTGGGACGCGGATGCTTTCCGCTCACGGGTACCCGGGCCCCACTTCGCGCCGGAGCTGCAGGGCCGCCGCTATCGAAGCACTGGTGATGTCGTGAGCAGTGCCCCCGAACTGGCCAGGTTGAGTCTCAATATTGCCGCGACGCATCACGACCATCGCAGCGGCTACGAACGATTGGTGTACGGGGGCCACACCATCGGTATCGCGTTTGCGCAGGCGACACGGCTGCTCCCGAACCTGGCTACCATCCTGAACTGGGCCTCCTGTGATCACACCGGCCCGGTCCGCGAGGGGGATACGCTCTACAGCGACGTGGAGGTTGAACAGGCGTCAACTCTGCCCGGTGGTCGTGGCGGCATCCTGCACGTGCGATCGCTGGTGTACGCCGTCGGCATCGGAGGCGAGGGCGACCGCCAAGTGCTGGATTGGCGCTTCGCTGCGCTGCTGTTCTGA
- a CDS encoding TIGR03620 family F420-dependent LLM class oxidoreductase, with amino-acid sequence MTNKPGSIDFPSKVGVFWNSEPWPIRDAQNMAREIEALGFGSLFMPEGGGKDALVESAAFLGATERLVVGTGIANIHVRLPMMAESGARILTALYPGRFVLGLGVSHAPLVEGSLGGAYRKPLAMMRAYLDGMNSVPAELEPGARPTRLLAALGPKMIELSGERADGAHPYLVLPEQTRTTRAILGADRWIVTEQAIAIGGSAEDQLRRAHNHLDLYSRLDNYRNSWLRQGFDETDLVVGGSDRLARALVGIGTAEDAATSVTAHLDAGADHVVVQVAVDAPTDDPLPNLRALATALGL; translated from the coding sequence ATGACGAATAAACCTGGCAGCATTGACTTTCCGTCCAAGGTCGGCGTGTTCTGGAACAGCGAGCCCTGGCCGATCCGCGATGCGCAGAATATGGCCCGCGAGATCGAGGCACTCGGATTCGGGTCGTTGTTCATGCCCGAGGGTGGCGGCAAGGACGCCCTGGTCGAATCCGCAGCCTTCCTCGGTGCCACCGAGCGCCTGGTGGTCGGGACCGGCATCGCCAACATCCACGTCCGGTTGCCCATGATGGCAGAGAGTGGCGCCCGGATCCTCACCGCCCTATACCCGGGACGGTTCGTCCTCGGCCTCGGCGTCAGCCACGCCCCCCTCGTCGAAGGCTCGCTCGGCGGTGCCTACCGCAAGCCGCTGGCGATGATGCGCGCGTATCTGGACGGCATGAACTCGGTGCCGGCTGAACTCGAGCCCGGCGCGCGACCGACACGACTGCTGGCGGCGTTGGGGCCCAAGATGATCGAACTCTCCGGTGAGCGCGCCGACGGCGCACACCCCTATCTCGTGCTGCCCGAACAGACCCGAACCACTCGCGCCATCCTCGGTGCCGACCGTTGGATTGTCACAGAACAAGCCATCGCCATCGGTGGCAGCGCCGAAGACCAGCTGCGGCGCGCCCATAACCACCTCGATCTTTACTCGCGGCTGGACAACTACCGGAACTCCTGGCTGCGACAGGGTTTCGACGAGACCGACCTGGTGGTCGGCGGGTCCGATCGGCTGGCGCGTGCCCTCGTCGGTATAGGAACAGCCGAGGACGCGGCCACCTCGGTCACCGCACATCTGGACGCCGGCGCCGACCACGTCGTCGTGCAGGTTGCCGTCGACGCACCAACCGACGACCCACTGCCCAATCTGCGGGCACTCGCGACCGCATTGGGCTTGTGA